TCGCCGTGCGCAATGTTTTGGGCGGCGTGACTGCTCAAGAGGCAGAAGAGTTATCACAGTTATGGCGGCCATATCGCAGCTATGCGGTGATACATCTTTGGAAAATGTCATCTGAAAATCACACTAACAAATTGAAATGCTAAAAGGGGGACACATGTACTATCAGATACTTTCACAATGTATTCATAGCCTTACACAAATAGAGGCATGGCTTGATAAAGCTGAGCAATATGCAACGGATAAGAAATTCGATGTGAATATACTCATGCATAGCCGCCTCGCGCCTGACATGAAAGATTTCATCTATCAGGTCACTAGCGCGTGCGATTATGTTAAAGCAGGTTCGGCTCGGCTAACTGGCCAAACGCCGCCAAAGCATGAGGACACTGAACAAACGATTGAAGAAGCTCGTGATCGTATCAAGAAAACCATCACCTTTGCAGAAAGCGTAAAAGAAGTGCAATTTGAGAGAGCTGGCGAACACATGATTACGGTTTCGTGGCAACCTGGCAAGCTTATTAGAGGAGAAGATTATCTTCTTCAAATTATCATTCCGAATTTCTTTTTTCATT
The window above is part of the Methylomonas sp. ZR1 genome. Proteins encoded here:
- a CDS encoding DUF1993 family protein, with the protein product MYYQILSQCIHSLTQIEAWLDKAEQYATDKKFDVNILMHSRLAPDMKDFIYQVTSACDYVKAGSARLTGQTPPKHEDTEQTIEEARDRIKKTITFAESVKEVQFERAGEHMITVSWQPGKLIRGEDYLLQIIIPNFFFHLTTAYNILRHNGVEIGKMDYLGSMNFVEITR